One window of the Natronomonas marina genome contains the following:
- a CDS encoding CBS pair associated ParBc domain-containing protein, which yields MVDDPDTTIYEDKPRVKDYMTRDVVTVSPEDTVGDVAERIADSDAHSGFPVCDGRRVEGFISARDLLLADDQDPIFTVMTKDIIVAHPDMKITDAARVILRSGIQRLPVVDDAGNLAGIISNADVIRSQIERATPEKVGKLKRTLESIHGADATEEHRTVELSVLTPTQTKVYTDELEGRSYELENGLAEPLVVIDNAGELLLADGHHRVKAAARLGIEEMDAYVIVLDERVELGMAETARQADLESIDDIQEVDYAHHPLVETTKRLQDHE from the coding sequence ATGGTCGATGACCCCGATACGACGATCTACGAGGACAAACCCCGGGTGAAAGACTACATGACCCGCGACGTCGTGACGGTCTCGCCGGAGGACACCGTCGGTGACGTCGCCGAGCGCATCGCCGACAGCGATGCCCACAGCGGCTTTCCGGTCTGTGACGGCCGCCGCGTCGAGGGGTTCATCAGCGCACGCGATCTGCTGTTGGCCGACGACCAGGACCCCATCTTCACGGTGATGACCAAGGACATCATCGTCGCCCACCCGGACATGAAGATAACCGACGCCGCCCGCGTCATCCTGCGGTCGGGCATCCAGCGGCTCCCGGTCGTCGACGACGCCGGCAACCTGGCGGGCATCATCTCCAACGCCGACGTCATCCGCTCGCAGATAGAGCGTGCGACGCCGGAGAAGGTCGGCAAACTCAAGCGGACCCTCGAGAGCATCCACGGCGCCGACGCCACCGAGGAGCACCGCACGGTCGAGCTGTCGGTGCTGACGCCGACCCAGACGAAGGTCTACACCGACGAACTCGAGGGCCGCAGCTACGAACTCGAAAACGGGCTGGCCGAACCGCTCGTGGTCATCGACAACGCGGGCGAACTGCTGCTGGCCGACGGCCACCACCGCGTGAAGGCCGCCGCACGCCTCGGCATCGAGGAGATGGATGCCTACGTGATCGTTCTCGACGAACGGGTCGAGTTGGGGATGGCCGAGACCGCCCGACAGGCCGATCTGGAGTCGATCGACGACATTCAGGAGGTCGACTACGCCCACCATCCGCTCGTCGAGACGACGAAGCGACTCCAGGACCACGAGTAG
- a CDS encoding DHH family phosphoesterase produces MDRLVLGSGAVGSALLERLAGRPGSLVVLIEDDQQIESLREEGVDARSVDVTDPTAIRTVAGPVESVVVFPGTLEDGPALAESARSAYADAFVLACLGADTDATDRRVVAEFADRVVDVTGETASYLLERAGDPGVRPRRLQRTIREIDGTLGVFAHNDPDPDAIASAVCLRRIAERAGTDAKVCYYGDIDHQENRALVNLLEYDLRNLDPDADLTGFDGFALVDHSRPGINSGLPEGTPIDIVIDHHPPRAPVEARFVDLRSDVGATCTLLTDYLRQLDIEPGTDLATGLLYGLRTDTKDFSREVSTADFEAAAMLVEHADSSALQRIESPSVAGETLDTVAEAVRNRRVEGDVMTTCVGEVTDRDALAQAADRLLEMEGVSTTLVFGYTDEVVFVSARSRAGGLDLGETLREAFGQIGSAGGHADMAGAQIPVGMLLEGTDDADRGQVIEDVVVERFFEAVGVEADRASAVAYGRFLGPDSPGDGQ; encoded by the coding sequence ATGGACCGACTGGTGCTCGGGTCCGGGGCCGTCGGCTCCGCGCTCCTCGAGCGACTGGCCGGGCGGCCCGGGTCGCTCGTCGTCCTGATCGAGGACGACCAGCAGATCGAGTCGCTCCGCGAGGAAGGCGTCGACGCCCGCAGCGTCGACGTGACCGACCCGACCGCGATCAGGACCGTCGCGGGCCCGGTCGAGTCGGTCGTCGTGTTTCCGGGCACCCTCGAGGACGGGCCGGCGCTCGCCGAGAGCGCCCGGAGCGCCTATGCCGACGCGTTCGTTCTGGCGTGTCTCGGCGCCGACACCGACGCGACCGACCGGCGCGTCGTCGCCGAGTTCGCCGACCGCGTCGTCGACGTGACCGGCGAGACCGCCTCGTACCTGCTGGAGCGGGCCGGCGACCCCGGCGTCCGTCCCCGGCGCCTCCAGCGGACCATCCGCGAAATCGACGGGACGCTCGGCGTGTTCGCCCACAACGACCCCGACCCGGACGCCATCGCGTCGGCGGTCTGTCTCCGTCGCATCGCCGAACGGGCCGGCACCGACGCGAAGGTCTGCTACTACGGCGACATCGACCACCAGGAGAACCGCGCGCTGGTGAACCTACTGGAGTACGACCTCCGGAACCTCGACCCCGACGCCGACCTGACGGGGTTCGACGGGTTCGCCCTGGTCGATCACTCCCGCCCCGGTATCAACAGCGGGCTGCCCGAGGGGACGCCAATCGACATCGTGATCGACCACCACCCGCCGCGAGCGCCGGTCGAGGCCCGGTTCGTCGACCTCCGAAGCGACGTGGGCGCGACGTGTACGCTCCTGACCGACTACCTGCGGCAACTGGACATCGAACCGGGGACGGACCTCGCCACGGGGCTGCTGTACGGCCTCCGGACGGACACGAAGGACTTCAGCCGGGAGGTGTCCACGGCGGACTTCGAGGCGGCCGCGATGCTGGTCGAACACGCCGACAGCAGCGCACTCCAGCGGATCGAGTCGCCGAGCGTCGCTGGCGAGACGCTGGACACCGTCGCCGAGGCGGTCCGGAACCGTCGCGTCGAGGGCGACGTGATGACGACCTGCGTCGGCGAGGTGACCGACCGCGACGCCCTCGCGCAGGCGGCCGACCGACTCCTCGAGATGGAGGGCGTCTCGACGACGCTCGTGTTCGGCTACACCGACGAGGTGGTGTTCGTCTCGGCCCGCTCGCGGGCGGGCGGGCTCGATCTGGGCGAGACGCTCCGGGAGGCGTTCGGCCAGATCGGCAGCGCCGGCGGCCACGCGGACATGGCCGGCGCCCAGATACCGGTCGGGATGTTGCTGGAGGGGACTGACGACGCCGACCGCGGGCAGGTCATCGAAGACGTCGTCGTCGAGCGATTCTTCGAAGCCGTCGGCGTCGAGGCCGACCGCGCGTCGGCGGTCGCCTACGGTCGCTTCCTCGGGCCCGACAGTCCCGGCGACGGCCAGTGA
- a CDS encoding NADH-quinone oxidoreductase subunit N: MSNHWLLLSPAGAFLLAALALFVIDSIDPDSTNGPLLSAVATVGGLVAAVASGALLLSGAIDLPAQFFEGQLVVDGMSLIFTFIFGSVTALVSLASLDYVRELPYKAEYYLLVLLAATGMSLMASANSLAVVFVALELSSLPSYALVAYLKTNRGSVEAGLKYFLVGALSSSILVYGISLVYAATGSLLLEDVAAGASEAAATYPGVLGVGILMVLGGFAFKTASVPFHFWAPDAYEGAPAPVAAFISSASKAAGFVVAFRVFTVAFPIGDVASSVDWVLAFTILAVVTMTVGNFAAATQENVKRMLAYSSIGHAGYVLIGLAALTGAGGVGAETTALGASMLHLLVYGFMNTGAFLFIALGEHWELGRTFEDYNGLAREAPVACVAMTVFMFSLAGLPVGGGFLSKYFLIVGAVGAGVWWLGAVLAVNSALSLFYYSRVVKAMWIEEPEEGREIESYPTALYAAIVGAAVVTVLLLPGLAVFDVAAFDAAGALL; this comes from the coding sequence ATGAGCAACCACTGGCTACTGCTCTCGCCGGCCGGCGCGTTCCTCCTCGCCGCGCTGGCGCTGTTCGTCATCGACTCGATCGACCCCGACAGCACGAACGGCCCGCTGCTGTCGGCCGTCGCCACCGTCGGCGGCCTGGTCGCGGCCGTCGCCTCCGGGGCGCTCCTGCTGTCGGGAGCCATCGACCTCCCGGCGCAGTTCTTCGAGGGCCAACTCGTCGTCGACGGGATGAGCCTCATCTTCACGTTCATATTCGGTAGCGTGACAGCGCTGGTCTCGCTGGCGTCGCTGGACTACGTCCGCGAGTTACCCTACAAGGCCGAGTACTACCTGCTCGTGCTGCTGGCGGCGACGGGGATGTCGCTGATGGCGTCGGCCAACAGCCTCGCGGTCGTCTTCGTCGCGCTGGAACTCTCCAGTCTCCCCTCCTACGCCCTGGTGGCGTACCTGAAGACCAACCGCGGCTCCGTCGAGGCCGGCCTGAAGTACTTCCTCGTCGGCGCGCTGTCGTCGAGCATCCTCGTGTACGGCATCTCGCTGGTGTACGCCGCCACCGGGAGCCTGCTGCTGGAGGACGTCGCGGCCGGCGCCAGCGAGGCCGCCGCCACCTACCCCGGCGTCCTCGGGGTCGGCATCCTCATGGTGCTGGGCGGCTTCGCGTTCAAGACCGCCTCGGTGCCGTTCCACTTCTGGGCGCCGGACGCCTACGAGGGCGCGCCCGCACCCGTCGCGGCGTTCATCTCCTCGGCCTCGAAGGCCGCCGGCTTCGTCGTCGCCTTCCGGGTGTTCACCGTCGCCTTCCCCATCGGCGACGTCGCCAGCTCCGTCGACTGGGTGCTCGCGTTCACGATACTGGCCGTCGTCACGATGACGGTCGGCAACTTCGCGGCGGCGACCCAGGAGAACGTCAAGCGCATGCTGGCGTACTCCTCGATCGGTCACGCCGGCTACGTCCTCATCGGGCTGGCCGCGCTGACCGGTGCCGGGGGCGTCGGCGCCGAGACGACGGCGCTGGGGGCAAGCATGCTCCATCTCCTCGTCTACGGCTTCATGAACACCGGCGCGTTCCTCTTCATCGCCCTGGGCGAACACTGGGAACTCGGTCGGACATTCGAGGACTACAACGGCCTCGCCAGGGAGGCGCCGGTCGCCTGCGTCGCCATGACGGTGTTCATGTTCTCGCTGGCCGGCCTGCCGGTCGGCGGGGGCTTCCTCTCGAAGTACTTCCTCATCGTCGGCGCGGTCGGCGCCGGCGTCTGGTGGCTCGGCGCGGTGCTGGCGGTCAACAGCGCCCTGAGCCTCTTCTACTACAGCCGGGTCGTCAAGGCGATGTGGATCGAAGAGCCCGAGGAGGGCCGCGAGATAGAGAGCTACCCGACGGCGCTGTACGCCGCCATCGTCGGGGCCGCGGTCGTGACGGTCCTGCTGTTGCCGGGACTTGCGGTGTTCGATGTGGCGGCCTTCGACGCCGCCGGCGCGCTGCTGTAG